In a single window of the Rhodoligotrophos appendicifer genome:
- a CDS encoding molybdopterin-dependent oxidoreductase: MSSPDDIISRRLFLAGAGSAGLSMVAPLPPVLAEEAIDLGLPGGVGQRRLTSAFPGKTGMILQRTRPPLLETPMQVFDKEIITPNDRAYVRWHWADIPLDIDADAFRLAIRGQVNSPLRLTLSDLLRMPSLDYVAVNQCSGNSRGFVEPRVPGAQWANGSMSNSRWTGVPLRHILDRAGLRRGALFVRFAGLDEPLMPDAPDFRKSLSVDHARDGEVMVAYAMNGEQLPLLNGFPLRLVVPGWYATYWVKMLSDIEVLDRPDENYWTTKAYLVPDNPAATMTPGETVTMVPIGAMVPRAFITNMTGDRTLPAHTPLTLRGIALGGDCGVSKVEVSTDAGASWRLAHLGSDLGRYSFRRWQSAITLPPGRAAVMVRCTNERGLSQPLTANWNPSGFMRNSVETLHLIVA, from the coding sequence ATGTCTTCTCCGGACGACATAATCAGCCGGCGTCTTTTCCTCGCCGGTGCAGGGTCGGCAGGGCTGTCCATGGTTGCGCCTCTACCTCCAGTGTTGGCCGAAGAAGCGATCGACCTGGGACTGCCCGGCGGGGTGGGCCAGCGTCGTCTCACCTCGGCTTTCCCCGGCAAGACCGGCATGATCCTGCAACGCACTCGGCCGCCCCTGCTGGAAACCCCTATGCAGGTGTTCGACAAGGAGATCATAACGCCCAATGATCGGGCCTACGTCCGATGGCACTGGGCCGACATCCCCCTCGACATCGACGCCGACGCGTTCCGGCTTGCCATTCGCGGCCAGGTCAACTCCCCCTTGCGCCTCACCCTCTCCGATCTCCTGAGAATGCCATCCCTGGACTACGTTGCCGTAAACCAGTGCTCTGGCAATTCGCGCGGTTTCGTGGAGCCTCGGGTGCCGGGCGCTCAATGGGCCAACGGGTCCATGTCCAACAGCCGCTGGACAGGGGTTCCCCTGCGCCACATCCTCGACCGTGCGGGCCTCCGTCGAGGCGCTTTATTCGTCCGCTTCGCGGGTCTCGATGAGCCGCTGATGCCGGATGCGCCCGATTTCAGAAAATCGCTCTCGGTCGATCATGCCCGGGATGGCGAAGTCATGGTTGCCTACGCCATGAATGGCGAACAGCTGCCCCTGCTGAACGGCTTTCCGCTCCGCCTCGTGGTGCCGGGCTGGTATGCGACCTATTGGGTGAAGATGCTCTCCGACATTGAGGTGCTCGATCGCCCCGACGAAAACTATTGGACGACCAAGGCCTATCTCGTCCCTGACAACCCTGCCGCGACCATGACGCCCGGCGAAACGGTCACCATGGTGCCGATCGGCGCCATGGTACCGCGCGCCTTTATCACCAACATGACCGGGGATCGAACACTTCCCGCCCACACCCCACTCACCCTTCGCGGCATTGCCTTGGGCGGCGACTGCGGCGTGTCCAAGGTCGAGGTCTCCACGGACGCGGGCGCCTCCTGGCGCCTGGCGCATCTTGGCAGCGACCTTGGCCGCTATAGCTTCCGCCGCTGGCAGAGTGCGATCACCCTGCCTCCCGGCCGAGCCGCGGTGATGGTCCGTTGCACCAACGAGCGCGGCTTGTCCCAGCCCCTCACCGCGAACTGGAACCCGTCGGGTTTCA